In Schizosaccharomyces osmophilus chromosome 1, complete sequence, the genomic window GGTCTCTCCAGTCTTTCTGCTTGCTCTTTCCCGTATCGTCTTGGCCTCCCTTCACGAGGAGGCGGTGCCGACCCGCAGGCGTGGACGATCCATGGATAGCAGATAATTGCGAGGGTTCGAAAGAATTCGTTGCTGAATTCCTTGCTTGTAGTTTCAAATACTGATGTCCCAAAGTGAGAGCAGGCGTATAGGCCGTATCGTTACTCCTAGAGGAATGCGAGGTAGACGAGGAGGATGCATCCGGCAAGGAGGATCGTTTCATAGTCAATCGTTGTAAAACCTCTCGTTCCAGCTCTGCTTTtgcttgttgttttttgtaTCGCTCTTTTCGATCCCTTTCCTGTTGAACTGCGTCTTCCGCATCGTAAAGACCTATTGCCAAGTTGGGTACCGCAGAATATTTTTCTCCCGCATAATATCCTTGGAATCCTTGACCACGAAGACGCTTTTCACGTCGTGCTCGTGGCTCATGCATGACCGTCGTGGTCGAACCAAATTCTGTTCGTCGCGACATCGTCCTTTGCACCGTCATGTCCACATGAAATTCACACACTTCTGACGATCGATTGTCTAACCAATGCTTGCAAAGCTCTCCATTTTTCTTGCGGCTTTGACAATAGCCCAAATGCTTTGATTTCCCAATTTCCAATAGCACGTCGTAATCCGAATCCAGTTTTAACGAAAACTTTCCAGTGTCTGGGTTTTTCGGCTTAAGTATATCTGGACACAGCAAGGCAACAACCGTCCCCGGCTGTACTTTCCAGTACCGCTCAAACGCTTTGCCAAACAGAAAGACCTCCATCTGCCACTTCAAATCCGTAAGCGTAAGCATGCAGTATTTACTTTTGTGAACAGTTTCTCGTGTGCCTGTATTGTAAGCCACAATCCCCATTACTACAAAGCTATCAACATCCGGTTGTTCAAATTTAGGAGGTACTATGAGTTTTAACAGTTGACGAATAAGATATACATAACATCCTTGCAAGTTCTCCTTAACGTCTCCATCACTCATGTAGCGTACCATAATGACTTGGCGAGAATATGGCTCAATTTCGTTGCAAGGCATCGGATACTTTGGTTCTTTGGAactctttgtttccaaaatatTTGCCTTCCGCTGGAACGAagtttttctattttttgctgcttgtttctttctctcgtcctttttcttgtcaCCATCTCGAGCTTCTGCTAGCCGCGCATGAAAAGGTTTGACAGCTGTTTCACCTTGCTTTCTTCCCAAGGAAATATCTTTCCCTGTCTTTCCTTTATCAATTCCCAACAAAAGTCGTTTCGGGCTCTTCATTTTGGACGGTGAGCTCACTGTAAGAACCCGAACAGGCTCAGGGGAACGAGGCACTTGAACCGCTACTTGTTTTCCTTCCTCATCAGTAGCTActtttcgctttttttgtcttagctcttccattcttttctgGACCTCTAATAATTGAACttgcaattgtttttcctcCTCTGTCAACTCTTCCTTTCCTGAACTACCGTTCATATCGTCCAACCTAGAGTGCTCTGgtttttgatttgattCCGACATATccaagaaaattaaatgaaCACTTGGTAAAGAagtttataaataatagAAAGTCGTATTCAATAATAGCTTGTCTTTTTATAAACCGAATGAAATCTTCAAAACTTGCATCAAAACATAAGCATCCTTCTCTATATTtagttttcctttccaacaAGCAGATTCACGGTAAAAGATA contains:
- the cdc23 gene encoding MCM-associated protein Mcm10; the encoded protein is MSESNQKPEHSRLDDMNGSSGKEELTEEEKQLQVQLLEVQKRMEELRQKKRKVATDEEGKQVAVQVPRSPEPVRVLTVSSPSKMKSPKRLLLGIDKGKTGKDISLGRKQGETAVKPFHARLAEARDGDKKKDERKKQAAKNRKTSFQRKANILETKSSKEPKYPMPCNEIEPYSRQVIMVRYMSDGDVKENLQGCYVYLIRQLLKLIVPPKFEQPDVDSFVVMGIVAYNTGTRETVHKSKYCMLTLTDLKWQMEVFLFGKAFERYWKVQPGTVVALLCPDILKPKNPDTGKFSLKLDSDYDVLLEIGKSKHLGYCQSRKKNGELCKHWLDNRSSEVCEFHVDMTVQRTMSRRTEFGSTTTVMHEPRARREKRLRGQGFQGYYAGEKYSAVPNLAIGLYDAEDAVQQERDRKERYKKQQAKAELEREVLQRLTMKRSSLPDASSSSTSHSSRSNDTAYTPALTLGHQYLKLQARNSATNSFEPSQLSAIHGSSTPAGRHRLLVKGGQDDTGKSKQKDWRDLSVKSNPKMQLPSFETSKSEREGLKTWNLPREKRDPKQSEQGNPIPNPTSSSHAMAQRIFSPRSLRRIGFDPTLPNNVDSKTQGSSTRTLDLKNTQFRYEFTESDEDDDLEIVT